One genomic window of Sphingobacterium oryzagri includes the following:
- a CDS encoding ABC transporter ATP-binding protein, protein MHITLLDLGRRYNREWIFRHLDYTFSFGKKYAVLGPNGSGKSTLLKVVSSSLTPSEGQITYHTAANEAVAVDDIFQKLTIAAPYVELIEEFTLREMLAFHFKFKPLLAGYTIDRVLDVLALGKALDKEIRFFSSGMKQRVKLALACCSASNIVLLDEPTSNLDVAGEAWYLSLVQETITADRLLIVGSNQEKEYAFCDEHLSILSYK, encoded by the coding sequence TTGCATATAACTTTACTCGATCTAGGCCGACGGTATAATAGAGAATGGATCTTTCGACATTTGGATTATACCTTTTCATTTGGAAAAAAATATGCGGTATTGGGACCGAATGGTTCCGGTAAATCGACTTTATTGAAAGTCGTTTCCAGCAGTTTGACGCCGAGTGAAGGCCAAATAACTTATCACACTGCGGCAAATGAAGCCGTCGCGGTGGATGATATTTTTCAAAAATTGACTATCGCGGCGCCCTACGTGGAGTTGATTGAGGAGTTTACACTCCGGGAAATGCTCGCCTTTCATTTTAAGTTCAAACCGCTACTTGCAGGATATACGATAGATCGTGTATTAGACGTGTTGGCGCTGGGCAAAGCGTTGGATAAGGAAATCCGCTTTTTTTCGTCGGGTATGAAACAGCGTGTCAAGCTTGCGTTGGCCTGCTGCTCGGCCAGTAACATTGTACTGCTGGATGAACCGACCAGTAACCTGGATGTAGCAGGTGAAGCTTGGTATCTCTCGCTGGTGCAGGAAACGATCACAGCGGATAGGCTGTTAATCGTAGGCTCCAACCAGGAGAAAGAATATGCTTTTTGCGATGAGCACTTGTCTATTCTTTCTTATAAATAA